A genomic stretch from Candidatus Kapaibacterium sp. includes:
- a CDS encoding F0F1 ATP synthase subunit alpha (produces ATP from ADP in the presence of a proton gradient across the membrane; the alpha chain is a catalytic subunit), with the protein ESVGTILQVGDGIARVYGLPDAMMGELLEFPHGVMGMVLNLEEDSIGAIILGSDEELKEGDPVKRTGRIIEVPVGKALLGRVVDALGRPLDGKGPIIAEEYRRVEVIAPGVVTRQPVKQPLQTGIKAIDAMIPIGRGQRELIIGDRSTGKTAIVLDTIINQKYTHESPDEKPVYCIYVAIGQKMAAIARFIDTLERYGAMEYTTVVVASASDPNSLQYLAP; encoded by the coding sequence CGGAAAGCGTCGGCACAATTTTGCAAGTGGGCGACGGTATCGCCCGTGTGTACGGGCTGCCCGACGCTATGATGGGCGAGCTCTTGGAGTTCCCCCACGGCGTGATGGGCATGGTGCTCAACCTCGAAGAAGACAGCATCGGCGCGATTATCTTAGGCTCCGACGAGGAGCTCAAAGAGGGCGACCCTGTCAAGCGCACGGGGCGCATTATTGAAGTGCCCGTTGGCAAAGCGTTGCTTGGGCGCGTGGTGGACGCCCTCGGACGCCCCCTCGACGGCAAAGGTCCGATTATTGCCGAGGAGTATCGGCGCGTGGAGGTGATTGCACCCGGCGTTGTCACACGCCAACCTGTGAAACAACCCCTGCAAACGGGCATCAAAGCCATCGACGCGATGATCCCTATCGGGCGCGGACAGCGCGAGCTGATTATCGGCGACCGCTCCACAGGCAAAACCGCAATCGTGCTGGACACCATCATCAACCAGAAGTACACCCACGAATCGCCCGATGAGAAGCCCGTGTACTGTATCTATGTCGCCATTGGGCAGAAGATGGCGGCGATTGCCCGCTTCATCGACACGCTGGAACGCTACGGCGCGATGGAGTACACCACCGTCGTGGTGGCATCTGCCAGCGACCCGAACAGCTTGCAATATCTGGCGCC